The genomic region AAGTAAAGTTATGCCCCTGCAATCGAAGAGAAATGTATTATTCATCTGAATAAAAAAATACCATGGATTTatcaaaaatagatttttaacaAAATTTATAAGCGACAGAGAAAAGGTTAATACTAAACAAATTTCCGTACATGGAAGGCCATCAATGCAACGGCGATTTGCCTCGTCCATTCCAACTCTTCTTTCTGAAAAACACAATTATCATAACAACAAAAAGGGTTTTATTATGCTTATGGGAAAAGCACAAATCATTAGTCTTCCTAGTAATTTAGGAAGTTTTAGGAGACTTGAAGGTTTCCATGATCCAAAATAATCCTCATATATGGTATATCCAAGACCAACTATATGATTCAAACTAATTTATGATTGTTTAAGCTAAGTTTTATTACTGTAATGAAACCATATTAGTGTAAAAAGAGAGAAGAATGGGCAGTGGTGAACCATAGTGTGAAGGTCTATACTGAGTATTTGGTTATCCTCTTCCAAAGATTGGAGCTTTTCATTGCACTCGATCCCCTTTTTAGCTTGGTACTGCAGCTCAGTTTTGATCGTCTTGTGATCAGCTTGCAACTTTAAGAACTCTTGATCTCGGTCCTTATGCATCGTCTTTAGTTATAAAAGACACGAAACAAGGATTAATTATTTAACTGATTAAAGAGATAAATGAAGGGAAAAAAAGAAATTGATGATAGGTTAATTAATTACTGTACTTTCATTTTCAGTCGAGACCGTCTACAGCTCTCATTATGGCTTTCCTTCTCAGCTTGAGTTTTCTGTTTCCCAGATTTGGTACCGCGTCGTTTGGGTAGGGTTTTGGCCTTAGTCTCCATTGTACCCTCCATTTCTGCCGGATCAAGGCCTCTAGATAAGaacaaaatgaagaaaaaaagaaattgatgatatgaattttagaagatgaaaaaaaaaaaaagtgcatATTCCCCGGCTTCACTTTATACACTACCATTGCCTCTCAATGTTAGCATTGCTGGCATCAGTTCACTGTAGATTTAGTCGGCGGGTTCGCGCGACTTCGGCTATTTTCCCTGCATAATCGCACGACCTCGACTGGATATCCATCTCCACCACTCATTTGAGAGTTTCCATGGGACATTTTTTGTCTTTGAAAGGCAAACTAACTGGGATAACCCACAACTTGTGTGTAATATGAGACTCGAATTTAGTATCTCAACGATCCCAGAGGTGAACCCAGAACTCCACCGTTACTACTGCCATTGACTGTATTTTATACGAATTGAATAAGATACCATCACCTTcgaagcttcaattttatatttctttataaatataattttattcgtACAAGTTAGAAAAAGATATTAAGTCTTTCCTCATTCAACAAATGTAAAAGAAGTTATTTTTGTAGCAGCAACTTTAAAATGAGAATCAAAGAGAATTAAAATGAATAATCTAAACCTTCCATTTAGAATTTAatctaatttattaaaataaaaatccacAACACCTAATCTTTCCTTTTTTACTTTTCACCATGATTTTAggttcaaaattttcaattttctctTTCATTCATATTTAGTTTCTTTTTGAAGAAAAGAAATTTATAATAGAAATGAAAAACAAGAGATTAAAGTTATTAACAttaaataatttgattatttcATATTTGTCTTCTCTAAAAAATTACAGAGCATTTCACTCTtaaaattttgactttttttcTTAATTGATAACAAAAGCTCAAGCATATCAAATGAAAAGTGAGGTAAATTTCAAGTATATCATAGGACTAAGCATTTCATTTTAAAAGTTTTGAATCTTTTTCACTCTAAAATTTGTATTGTGCTCTTTATTAAGAAAAAAAAGTATTGTGCtctttattttaatgaaataaattaaattggtttaaatttaattttttatctaaGGGTTAAAACATAGTTatcgttatttttattttaatttttttatcatagtTGTCAACTCTTTTTCTCTTCATAATTTTTTTCCATGGAAAAGTGCTTGAGTGAATTTtatggtttttaatttttaagttttaaaatttacatatttaaataaaaattaaagttggattaaatttttatgttttgtaatttaattttaaatttcgcAAACCAAATCCTTTACGTCTTTTtaggtaattttttaaaatagaatTAGCATTTGTCGACATTTCGTTtattattgtaattttttttaatattcaattCTTGTTCTCTCTTGGGTCTTGACTAGACCTATTCATGAGTCAAGCCATTTAACTTGGCTTGAAGGTCCGTCTGAAAAGTGAGAGAGTAAAATTATAGGTCAAAAAATGGGTTTGGATAAAAAAAAAGACCCGTTTAAAAAATGAGTCAGGCCTTAGGTAAGGATTTTTTGCTTGGGCCCGGCCCAAATTCacaaaatgacaaaaaaaaactcttattttttgttgttttaatattattttcttgttatttttccctattttgttactatttcactattatgttattaattatttgttgttattatttaaatattgtataacacttgttttattgttaattttattattattttagaggcatttacttgttaagttgcatttatcttagtgttatttaagtatacatattttttaaattttattctcaatttgttaggaaatatttatttcaatgtttttagtatttttatctcttatatatatatatatatatatatatttaaaattatataaaaataatataaacaaaattaatACAAGTGGGCGGGCAAAACCCGGTTGTAGCATTTTTATCCTGGCCGGgattgggcaaaattttaggcctattttttcGGGTTCATTCAGGCCCGGTCCTAGCAAACAGGCCTAAATTTTTTGTTGGACCTGGCCCATGAGCACCTCTGGTCttgatgtaacagcccaattttgggtcaagtcagaacagtggtttcggggctacAAATTCGACGTaaggaaatttatttttattatatttttttggtctacaatttcacgaaatgatttcatgaaaatctcgtttgaaaatttcgacgtttgggcactcaatttagtcaaaaagactaaattataaaaagtgaaaaacttgagttctagaagctagacgtatcaaattgctatgaaattttaaattggagctccttaaatggtaattagaccattggttaattttttggacaaaaaaggacacgaaatgggtgaaatagaatatttttaagttaggggcattttggtcatttagtaatcaaaacaataaaaagggaaaataaactaaaaaatttgtccatcttctacctccCTTGGTCGAATATGCCAtagacaccatggctagggttttattcaagcttccaagctccatagtaagtgcatcctagccccgtttttaatgctctttacgtttttgaaaccCTCATAACCCGATTTgcctatttctagccatattttgaagtagggttcatatttgaaatttgacccatgtatgacatgcatgtgttttgatgtttaatggaagaatatgaatgtttgaggtgtgataaacatcttttactaagtgttttatagtgaaaatgaCTAAAAAGAACTTATTTGCAAAGTTTTTAAAATGAGTACTAAGATGTATGATTTGATGagaaatgtgtaacaccccttacctgtgtctAACACCAGGATGGATACAGGGCATTATCGGACTAAAACGTAAACATACACACagaaccgagccataaaatttctttgcaaTACAAACTGTACATACACATGCAACTCGTCCCTATtacgggcctacaaggcccaaagcaTATATCgaggggtggttcgggaccatatcgtgaactttagaaatttttttcataaaacagagtcacacgcccgtgtgggcacagggacacgcccgtgtgtcccagacacgcccgtgtctccaggctgtgtaactctctgtttatgatgtcagcatcaattaaggatcacacggccaagtcacacgcttgtgtgtcaaGCTGTGTAGTGAATTTAATTTTCGCATttaaggtgtagacttcacacggcctgggcacacgcccatgtcctggggttgtgtcctccacacggctgagacacaaggtcgtgtctctgctcgtgtgtttactaccatgcacactgacttgtaaaactagggtgcaagggacacatggctagACGACACGCCAATGGgccgaccgtgtgtcacacatggcctagacacatgccagtgtgtctacccatgtggacaactttgaggctattttccaagccctcttgTCACCCTTAACAACACTTACTCACATTTATATGTCAATGGTGATTATTATGGCATAACGGGGTTACTTAGAAATCCATAGCTTAAACTCGTGGATGATAAATTCATATCACGTATACCTAATTGGGACTCCATGACTTGTTAAGTTCATTCAATCCATTTCTTTACCTTTATAACTATAGTGACCATGCCAATTGACATCATTTATCCATCAAGCATAAATTCCACATTTTGTTAATCATTATTTACAACCAATTTGGCACACACCACAAGGGtaataacacatctcatgcatgtatcaatatttagggatttcaacccaataatcaatatgggtcatatttcatggccatatacaaaatggaataatataccaaaacGAGCCATTACTCtggctaacaaatatgacacatataacaaaataataagtcccctatacatgtcatacttaaatGTAATAAACCTattataccccaaaagatttgttgatagtgtgactcgagCTCCGATAttcacgatccccgagctagcttgacaatgctaaaagaaaaaaagggaaaaagagagaggtaagcatatagcttagtaagtcgtgtgcaaataataaacaacatagatCATGAAACTCACGGAATAAACATGCTATCAATTACCACTACATTATCATATTACACATAATGAACATAttgataattaataataaatgtcTTTGAACTTCATGCTTGTCTTACTCTTTCATACCCTCATGAAATTTCCAAACATGAATCAAGCCCAATACTCAtgaggtttacgtacatacctataccatacATTCTTACTCATTCTACCCCACTTCTTAATCATAATCTTGAATGGCCGTTAAATTACCTGGAATACTAAAGAATGTTCGGAATCATCATACACCAAATAgaatgccaaagccatgtccccgacatggtcttacatgggtctacatatcgatgtcatatcccagatatggtcttatatgaagTCTCATgttggtgtcgatgccatgtcccagacatggtcttacacgagacctcacatcgatgccatgtcccagacatagtcttacacgaaatctcatatcaacgccatatcccaaatatggtcttacatgaaatcacataccgatgctgatgccatatcccagatatggtcttacactggcacacatatcaacgccgatgccatgtcctagacagggtcttacactggctctcatgtcAAAGCCGATGCCATGtattagacatggtcttacactggctctcatatcggatgccgatgccatgtcccagacatggtcttacccaGGATCTCATTAATCATGGTGTCCTGATATCCGAATCTTAAGCATTCCTCAGGGTACCCGAGACTTCCGAGATATAAAGCTATCACCAAACTTTCATTAAATCGTCAGAAGACAATTTCATTAGGGcattcatacatatatcatagaACATCAATTATTAAGCGCATGATAATAAAATTGTtaaattacttacacacaacttacctcggtgcaaaatgtgACAATTTGCGATTTAAtccacaaccttgccttttcctcggtcaaggtctattcctcgtccctcttgatctagaataaaacatttaactcatttaatacacGCATTATTCAATTCTGTCCAaacatcacattatggaaaaattaaaaatttgtccTTAAAGTTTCACAAAATTACGAAATTGCCCCTAGAATTTTGCCCTTAAAGTTTCACAAAATTACGAAAttgcctctaggctcgtaaaatgaaaagtatcccatttttctcattattcaagcctagccgaaccattttctcTCTTAGAAGAAcccacattttttatttattcacacatttacacatagtttttacagcttttacaatttggtcttttttttattaattccACCAAAAACCACCTAGCAAAGTTTGTTTATCACACCTCAAACctccatattcttccattagacatcaaagcacaagcatgtcattcatgggtatattttttaatatgaatcctagctcaaattaagggtagaaatagctaaattgagctacgaggatttcaaaaatataaagaacattaaaaacggggctagaatgcatttacttttgagcttgaaagatgaaagaaaccctagctatggcttcttaaAAATTTTGGCCAAGGAGGATGAAGATGGACataattttttactatttttcccttttaattcttttaataactAATGGACCAAAATGCCCGTCTATTGAAACTTTGAGattttatccctcctatgtccatttttgtccataatgacatataatggtataattactaaataaggacttcaaatttaAAATCCCATCACATTTAAGCCCCGTTAATAAACTAAaacacatgtttttcacttattgtaatttagtcctaataactcaattggacaccttatcagTAAATTTCTCATTGATATTTTCACACAGTTATTAAATCACATAGTAGACCTTAAAACATTATCAATAAGAATATTTCCACCTCGAATTTGTAGACCTTAAATCATttttccgtttaggccctaatttgggatgttacaattctcccccttagggattttcgtccccgaaaatcttaccggtaaagaagtgcagatattggtttctcatggcctcctcgggctcccacgtagcctcctctaacccatgtctatgccataatactttcactaaagcaaTATTCTTGTTTcccaattgtttgacttcccgagccaaaatcttgattggcttttcaccgtaagtcatgtccggttgaatctcaacctctgtcagtgaaattatatgtgaagggtTCGATCTATAATTGCATAACGTAGACACGTAAAATACATCATGGATCTTCTCCAACTCAGGCGGTAAAGCCAACTGATAAGTTACCAGTCCTATCCTTTCGATGatttcataaggtcctatgaaacgaggactcaacttgcctttcctacAGAATCTCAGAACCTTTTTTCATGGGAtagtttcaaaaatactttatcgcccacttgatactcaatttcttttcttttcaaatctgcataagacttttgtctatccgatgccgctCTTAAACAATCTTTAATTACTTTTACTTTGTCCTCGGTTTCCTTGACCAAGTCAACCTCTtgcattttattttctttgagttTTGTCTAATACAAGGGAGTTCGACACTTCCGGCCATACAACGCTTCATAGGGTGCCATTTTTAAACTTGTCTGAAAATtattgttataggcaaactcaaccaagggtaagtacttttcccaactaccttagaATTTtagaacacaacatctcaacatgtcttccaacgtttgaatcactctctcagattgGCCGTTGGTTTGTGGATGCaaggcagtactaaaattcaatctcgtgcccaaggcttcttgcaactttttctaaaacctcgaggtaaacctcagatctctatccgatatgatCGATAAGGGTATTCTGTGAAgtttcacaatttcagaaatatataactctgccaatttatcaagcgagtagtcgATACGTACCGAGATAAAGTAAGCCGACTTCATCAATCGATTAACTACGACCCACACCATATCTTTCTTACTCAGTGTCAAAGGTAAgcctgttacaaaatccatggtaattcgatctcatttccactcgggaaccatgataggctgtagtaatcctgaaggtacttagtGCTTAGcatttacttgttgacaaattaagcatctcACAACAAACTCGGACATATATCTCTTCATACTGTTCCACtaatatattttcttcaagtcgttgtacatttttgtactaccgggGTGTACTGACAAACGACTATTGTATGCCTCATACAAAATTTTATGAATCAACTCGGTATCTTTAGGAACAcaaatctatcttggaacatCAAGAAACCATCAGAATTAACCCAAAAATCAGATTCAGAACCTGACTCACAGTAAGTCCTCTTAGCTTACAATTCATTGTCGttattctgagcttcacaaatttctagAAGAAACATCGACC from Gossypium arboreum isolate Shixiya-1 chromosome 1, ASM2569848v2, whole genome shotgun sequence harbors:
- the LOC108452490 gene encoding uncharacterized protein LOC108452490 isoform X2; this encodes MPAMLTLRGNEMEGTMETKAKTLPKRRGTKSGKQKTQAEKESHNESCRRSRLKMKTMHKDRDQEFLKLQADHKTIKTELQYQAKKGIECNEKLQSLEEDNQILSIDLHTMKEELEWTRQIAVALMAFHGHNFTSFDQAVEWFAS
- the LOC108452490 gene encoding uncharacterized protein LOC108452490 isoform X1; the protein is MPAMLTLRGNGLDPAEMEGTMETKAKTLPKRRGTKSGKQKTQAEKESHNESCRRSRLKMKTMHKDRDQEFLKLQADHKTIKTELQYQAKKGIECNEKLQSLEEDNQILSIDLHTMKEELEWTRQIAVALMAFHGHNFTSFDQAVEWFAS